A window from Synechococcus sp. MU1643 encodes these proteins:
- a CDS encoding photosystem I reaction center subunit II PsaD, with protein MAATALNGQLPQHIASTGGLLNSAETEEKYAITWTSKTEQAFELPTGGAALMNSGENLMYFARKEQCLALGTQLRTKFKPRIEDYKIYRIFPGGDTEFLHPKDGVFSEKVNEGRTMVGHNPRRIGQNVNPANIKFSGRNTFDA; from the coding sequence ATGGCAGCAACGGCGTTGAACGGTCAACTTCCCCAGCACATCGCCAGTACGGGCGGCCTTCTTAATTCAGCGGAGACCGAAGAGAAATACGCGATCACCTGGACCAGCAAGACTGAGCAGGCTTTTGAGCTCCCCACAGGTGGCGCCGCTCTGATGAATTCAGGCGAAAACCTGATGTATTTCGCTCGCAAGGAACAGTGCCTCGCCCTCGGCACCCAGCTGCGCACGAAGTTCAAGCCCCGGATCGAGGACTACAAGATCTACCGCATTTTCCCCGGTGGTGACACTGAGTTCCTGCATCCCAAGGATGGTGTGTTCTCCGAGAAGGTGAACGAAGGTCGCACCATGGTGGGCCACAACCCCCGTCGCATTGGCCAAAACGTCAACCCCGCCAATATCAAGTTCAGCGGCCGCAACACCTTCGACGCCTGA
- a CDS encoding N-acetyltransferase, translating into MLSFLQQPSIPPLPEGTRLETSTPPTSEQLNTLLMSCGESTHPEERWELTLQRSLWQISILDEANGELIGFVRATSDLALNANLWNLAAKPGPNQGALFAVLVHRALQILRRDLPGCSLSISAPADALEALKQQGFLIDPNGIRAMGLNLS; encoded by the coding sequence GTGCTGTCGTTCCTTCAACAACCCTCGATTCCACCCTTGCCTGAGGGAACGCGACTCGAAACATCGACCCCTCCCACCTCCGAGCAACTCAACACCCTGCTGATGTCCTGCGGGGAATCAACCCACCCTGAGGAACGCTGGGAGCTCACCCTTCAGCGCAGCCTTTGGCAAATCAGCATCCTGGATGAGGCGAATGGAGAACTGATCGGTTTTGTGCGGGCCACCAGTGATCTGGCCCTGAACGCCAATCTTTGGAACCTTGCCGCAAAACCAGGGCCGAACCAAGGGGCCCTTTTTGCCGTTCTTGTGCACCGTGCCCTGCAGATCCTGCGCCGGGATCTGCCAGGCTGCAGCCTTTCGATCTCGGCCCCTGCAGATGCATTGGAGGCTCTCAAACAGCAGGGTTTCCTTATTGATCCCAACGGCATCCGCGCCATGGGACTCAACCTGAGCTGA
- the recF gene encoding DNA replication/repair protein RecF, which translates to MQGFRNHTVLQLELTQPRLLVIGPNGIGKSNLLEAVELLGSLRSHRCSNDRDLIHWDTPQALIRAEVGDGDRLELELRRQGGRQARRNGKLLDRQLDLIGPLRCIGFSALDLDLVRGEPALRRQWLDRVVLQLEPVYADLMARLNRLLRQRSQLWRQRQISSAERHALLDAFDVQMALVSTRIHRRRQRALHRLEPISQRWQTHLSGGTEALELHYKPGSRLDGEDAEAPWRLSIEEQLREQREEEERLGSCRVGPHRDEIALLLGGSPARRFGSAGQQRSLVLGLKLAELELVTQLCGEPPLLLLDDVLAELDPTRQQLLLEAVGESHQCLVSATHLEGFGGGWQQQAQILGARELRPDLQIG; encoded by the coding sequence CTGCAGGGCTTCCGGAACCACACCGTTCTGCAGCTGGAACTCACGCAGCCACGTCTGCTGGTGATCGGACCAAATGGCATAGGCAAGTCCAACCTCCTCGAGGCAGTTGAGCTGCTGGGCAGCCTGCGCTCTCATCGCTGCAGCAATGATCGAGACCTGATTCATTGGGACACACCCCAGGCCCTGATCCGGGCCGAGGTGGGAGATGGGGATCGCCTGGAACTGGAACTGCGGCGCCAGGGAGGCCGTCAGGCCAGACGAAACGGAAAGCTTCTGGATCGCCAGCTCGACCTGATTGGACCACTGCGCTGCATCGGCTTCAGCGCCCTCGATCTTGATCTGGTCCGTGGCGAACCCGCCCTACGCCGCCAGTGGCTGGACCGAGTGGTGCTGCAGCTTGAACCGGTGTATGCCGATCTGATGGCACGGCTGAACCGGTTGTTGCGACAGCGCAGCCAGCTCTGGCGCCAAAGGCAGATCTCCAGTGCCGAACGCCACGCACTGCTCGACGCGTTTGACGTTCAGATGGCGCTGGTAAGCACCAGGATTCACCGGCGGCGGCAACGGGCCCTGCATCGACTGGAACCGATCTCCCAGCGCTGGCAGACCCATCTCAGCGGGGGCACTGAAGCCTTGGAACTGCATTACAAACCTGGCAGCCGACTCGATGGTGAGGATGCCGAAGCACCCTGGCGACTCTCCATCGAGGAGCAACTGCGCGAACAGCGGGAGGAAGAGGAACGGCTGGGCAGCTGCCGTGTGGGCCCGCACCGGGACGAGATCGCCCTGCTGCTGGGGGGTAGCCCAGCACGACGGTTTGGTTCAGCCGGCCAGCAGCGGTCGCTGGTGCTGGGCCTGAAGCTTGCCGAACTGGAGCTGGTGACCCAGCTGTGTGGGGAGCCACCACTACTGCTTCTCGATGACGTGCTTGCCGAACTGGATCCCACCCGGCAGCAGCTTCTGCTTGAGGCCGTGGGCGAATCGCATCAATGCCTGGTGAGCGCCACCCACCTCGAAGGCTTTGGCGGCGGATGGCAGCAGCAGGCCCAAATTCTTGGAGCAAGAGAACTGAGACCCGACCTGCAGATCGGATAA
- the gshA gene encoding glutamate--cysteine ligase translates to MTAQPLLLKGFEVELFTGQTNGANVGVAPDVARELPGFVTEPDCRNLEYITDPIRDYAELPEALLSPRRTLRRWLQERELTLLPGSTMSLGNSSRFERSDPDNAYHALIEQLYGTRVVTASIHINLGITDLDWLFAAVRLVRCEAALLLALSASSPFLDGRSTNHHSQRWHQFPITPPAVPLFRDHGHYIQWVEEQLATGAMRNERHLWTSVRPNGPQRPYDLNRLELRICDLVTNPHELLAITCLLELRLLALKNNIESLDPLCSSSLSADELVQLADSNDAAVARSSLNAELRHWQDGRAITCKDWLLELIDQMAPLAESLQLSACLRPLHGLLADGNQAMRWETALGQGQSIEDLLQAGIKRMEEEERISTGEACLG, encoded by the coding sequence ATGACAGCGCAACCCCTTCTGCTGAAAGGCTTCGAGGTTGAACTGTTCACCGGTCAAACCAACGGAGCCAACGTGGGCGTCGCTCCCGACGTGGCCAGGGAACTGCCTGGCTTCGTGACAGAACCGGACTGTCGCAATCTCGAATACATCACCGACCCGATCCGGGATTACGCCGAACTGCCCGAGGCGCTGCTTTCTCCCCGGCGGACGCTGCGGCGGTGGCTGCAGGAACGGGAGCTAACGCTTCTCCCCGGCAGCACCATGAGCCTGGGTAACAGCAGCCGATTCGAACGCTCCGACCCCGACAACGCCTATCACGCGCTGATTGAACAGCTGTATGGCACCAGGGTCGTGACAGCCAGCATTCACATCAACCTCGGAATCACAGATCTCGACTGGTTGTTTGCAGCGGTCCGGCTCGTGCGCTGCGAAGCAGCTCTGCTGCTCGCCCTGAGTGCCAGTTCCCCCTTTTTGGATGGGCGCAGCACCAACCACCACTCCCAGCGATGGCACCAATTCCCCATAACGCCGCCTGCAGTTCCTCTCTTTAGGGATCACGGGCACTACATCCAGTGGGTGGAGGAGCAACTGGCCACGGGTGCCATGCGCAACGAGCGTCACCTGTGGACGTCCGTTCGGCCGAATGGTCCGCAGCGCCCCTACGACCTCAACCGGTTGGAGTTACGGATCTGTGATCTGGTCACCAATCCCCATGAGCTGCTGGCGATCACCTGTCTGCTGGAGCTGAGGCTGCTGGCCCTCAAGAACAACATCGAAAGCCTCGATCCGCTCTGCAGCAGCTCCCTGTCCGCTGACGAACTGGTCCAACTGGCCGACAGCAATGACGCCGCCGTCGCCCGATCCAGCCTGAACGCTGAACTCCGGCATTGGCAAGATGGCCGTGCCATCACTTGCAAGGACTGGCTGCTGGAGCTGATTGATCAGATGGCTCCCCTGGCCGAATCGCTCCAGCTCAGCGCCTGCTTGAGGCCCTTGCATGGCCTGCTGGCCGATGGGAATCAGGCCATGCGCTGGGAAACGGCGCTTGGCCAAGGCCAATCCATCGAAGACCTTCTTCAAGCAGGCATCAAGCGGATGGAGGAGGAGGAACGGATCTCCACCGGGGAAGCCTGTTTGGGATGA
- a CDS encoding anthranilate synthase component I family protein translates to MFSPDRDAFHQAVCSGANLIPLAQSWPADLETPLTTWIKAGDGRPPGVLLESVEGGETLGRWSVIACDPLWTASARNDRLTRTWRDGREETLNGNPFESLRDCLAPYSCVNLPGLPPLGQLYGVWGYELIQWIEPTVAVHPRAAADPPDGIWMLMDAILIFDQVKRQITAVAFGDLSNGADEEQAWQTAIGRIEALRQRMDAPLPAVKPLTWDAKSTELPAVCSNRSRDEFKAAVDTAKEHIAAGDVFQLVISQRLETEVPQSSLELYRSLRMVNPSPYMAFFDFGDWQLIGSSPEVMVQAEPAADGIHASLRPIAGTRPRGATPLEDRELEADLLADPKERAEHVMLVDLGRNDLGRVCQPGSVAVQDLMVIERYSHVMHIVSQVEGRLGPKHDVWDLLMAAFPAGTVSGAPKIRAMQLIHDLEPDARGPYSGVYGSVDLAGALNTAITIRTMVVQPRDGGGCRVKVQAGAGVVADSQPTAEFEETLNKARGMLTALACLNPPE, encoded by the coding sequence ATGTTCAGTCCCGATCGCGACGCCTTTCATCAGGCAGTTTGTAGTGGTGCCAACCTGATTCCTCTGGCTCAGAGCTGGCCCGCAGATCTTGAAACACCCCTCACCACCTGGATCAAGGCGGGTGACGGAAGACCTCCAGGCGTGCTGCTGGAGTCTGTCGAGGGTGGTGAAACCCTGGGCCGTTGGAGTGTGATCGCCTGTGATCCTCTCTGGACGGCGTCAGCTCGGAACGATCGTCTGACGCGCACCTGGCGCGACGGTCGTGAAGAGACGTTGAACGGCAATCCATTCGAATCCCTGCGCGACTGCCTCGCGCCTTACTCCTGCGTCAACCTGCCGGGCCTCCCTCCGCTTGGACAGCTATATGGCGTTTGGGGCTACGAACTGATCCAGTGGATCGAACCCACCGTCGCTGTTCACCCTCGGGCTGCTGCCGATCCCCCGGATGGGATCTGGATGTTGATGGACGCGATCCTGATCTTTGATCAGGTGAAACGACAGATCACCGCCGTCGCCTTCGGCGACCTCTCTAACGGAGCGGATGAGGAGCAGGCCTGGCAAACCGCTATCGGACGGATCGAGGCCCTGCGCCAGCGGATGGACGCACCTCTGCCAGCCGTCAAACCACTGACCTGGGACGCGAAAAGCACAGAGCTTCCCGCTGTGTGCTCCAACCGCAGCCGCGATGAATTCAAAGCAGCCGTCGACACCGCCAAGGAACACATCGCAGCCGGCGATGTGTTCCAACTGGTGATCAGTCAGCGCCTGGAAACCGAGGTGCCTCAATCATCCCTGGAGCTGTATCGCAGTTTGCGGATGGTGAATCCATCCCCGTACATGGCGTTCTTCGACTTTGGGGACTGGCAACTGATTGGCTCCAGTCCAGAGGTGATGGTTCAGGCCGAACCGGCTGCTGATGGCATCCACGCCAGCCTGCGGCCCATCGCCGGAACTCGGCCCCGCGGCGCCACGCCCCTAGAGGATCGCGAGCTGGAAGCTGACCTGCTGGCCGATCCCAAGGAACGGGCTGAGCACGTGATGCTTGTTGATCTGGGCCGGAATGACCTCGGCAGGGTCTGTCAGCCCGGAAGCGTGGCGGTGCAAGACCTGATGGTGATCGAGCGCTACTCCCACGTGATGCACATCGTCAGCCAAGTCGAAGGACGCCTTGGCCCGAAGCACGATGTGTGGGATCTGCTGATGGCGGCTTTTCCCGCCGGCACCGTCAGCGGAGCACCGAAAATCCGTGCGATGCAACTCATCCATGATCTTGAGCCCGATGCGCGTGGCCCCTATTCCGGGGTCTACGGATCCGTTGATCTGGCAGGGGCCCTCAACACGGCGATCACGATCCGCACCATGGTGGTGCAACCACGCGATGGCGGAGGATGCCGGGTGAAAGTGCAGGCCGGGGCAGGCGTTGTTGCCGATTCACAGCCGACGGCAGAGTTTGAGGAAACCCTGAACAAAGCCCGGGGAATGCTGACTGCACTCGCTTGCCTGAATCCACCGGAATGA
- the speD gene encoding adenosylmethionine decarboxylase: protein MEQTLSELHPNPGWGASEIHATDMVGKHCILELYDCDPSRLDDEAFIRTTITSAAKGAGATLLNLITHQFQPQGVTGLALLAESHISIHTWPESGYAAVDVFTCGDHTMPEQACAILCRELQAKRHALKSFLRETPAAIATGVREPVETPSQLPS, encoded by the coding sequence ATGGAGCAGACCCTCTCTGAACTGCATCCCAACCCGGGATGGGGTGCATCTGAGATTCATGCCACCGACATGGTTGGCAAACACTGCATTCTTGAGCTCTACGACTGCGATCCCAGCCGGCTCGACGACGAAGCATTCATCCGCACAACGATCACCTCAGCAGCCAAGGGCGCTGGTGCGACGCTGCTGAACCTGATCACCCATCAATTTCAACCCCAGGGCGTCACGGGCCTGGCCCTGCTGGCGGAATCCCACATTTCCATCCACACCTGGCCGGAATCCGGCTATGCCGCTGTTGACGTGTTCACTTGTGGGGACCACACCATGCCGGAGCAGGCCTGCGCCATTCTCTGCCGTGAGCTTCAAGCGAAACGGCACGCGCTGAAAAGCTTTCTGCGAGAAACGCCTGCGGCCATTGCCACCGGAGTGAGAGAACCTGTGGAAACGCCAAGTCAGCTCCCCAGCTGA
- a CDS encoding cob(I)yrinic acid a,c-diamide adenosyltransferase, whose translation MPRSIGIVTAADSRERSHGQLHIYDGEGKGKSQAALGVVLRTIGLGICEQRQTRVLLLRFLKGPGRAYDEDAAIEALQQGFPHLIDHLRTGRADHFTADEATRFDRDEAQRGWVIAKGAIASALYSVVVLDELNPVLDLGLLDLEDVVSTLSNRPEGMEIIVTGRAAPAPLVRVADLHSEMRAHRRPGMNDNRVVPLNVSSGIEIYTGEGKGKSTSALGKGLQAIGRGISQDKSHRVLILQWLKGGSGYTEDAAIAALRESYPHLVDHLRSGRDAIVWRGQQEPIDYVEAERAWEIARAAISSGLYKTVILDELNPTVDLELLPVEPILQTLLRKPAETEVIITGRCKNPPAYFDLASIHSEMVCHKHYAEQGVDLKRGVDY comes from the coding sequence ATGCCTCGAAGCATCGGCATTGTCACCGCAGCGGACAGCCGCGAGCGCAGCCACGGACAGCTGCACATCTATGACGGCGAGGGCAAGGGCAAAAGCCAGGCGGCCCTCGGCGTAGTGCTGCGCACCATTGGACTCGGCATCTGCGAGCAAAGGCAGACCAGGGTGCTGCTGCTGCGCTTCCTCAAAGGCCCAGGACGGGCCTACGACGAGGATGCGGCAATCGAGGCCTTGCAACAGGGTTTCCCCCATCTGATCGACCACCTGCGCACCGGACGAGCCGATCACTTCACCGCCGACGAGGCCACCCGATTCGACCGGGACGAAGCCCAGCGGGGCTGGGTGATTGCCAAGGGGGCAATCGCTAGCGCCCTCTATTCAGTGGTAGTTCTGGACGAACTGAATCCTGTACTGGACCTCGGCCTGCTGGATCTTGAGGATGTGGTCAGCACCCTCAGCAACCGGCCAGAGGGGATGGAAATCATCGTCACCGGTCGGGCCGCACCTGCCCCACTGGTGCGTGTAGCCGACCTCCACTCCGAGATGCGGGCCCATCGCCGTCCGGGCATGAATGACAACCGGGTGGTGCCTCTCAATGTGAGCAGCGGCATCGAGATCTACACCGGTGAAGGCAAAGGCAAATCAACCAGTGCACTGGGGAAAGGGCTGCAGGCCATCGGCCGGGGCATCAGCCAAGACAAGAGCCATCGGGTCTTGATCCTGCAGTGGCTTAAAGGCGGAAGCGGCTACACCGAAGATGCGGCTATCGCCGCTCTACGCGAGAGCTATCCCCACCTGGTGGACCACCTCCGCTCCGGCCGCGATGCCATCGTTTGGCGCGGCCAGCAGGAGCCGATTGATTACGTGGAAGCCGAGCGGGCCTGGGAGATCGCACGGGCTGCCATCTCCAGCGGTCTCTACAAAACCGTGATCCTCGATGAGTTGAACCCCACGGTGGATCTGGAGCTGCTGCCCGTCGAACCGATCCTGCAAACCCTGCTGCGCAAACCTGCGGAAACTGAGGTGATCATTACGGGGCGGTGCAAAAACCCGCCCGCCTACTTCGATCTGGCCAGCATCCATTCAGAGATGGTGTGCCACAAGCACTACGCCGAACAGGGCGTCGACCTGAAACGAGGGGTGGATTACTAA
- the ppc gene encoding phosphoenolpyruvate carboxylase — MPESTTPDSEQETARLSGGGSGAGQLLQHRLDLIEDLWKSVLRSECPPDQSERLLRLKQLSDPVSLEGRDGDSTSEAIVELIKAMDLSEAISAARAFSLYFQLINILEQRIEEDSYLDSLRPNPSAETAQRDAFDPFAPPLANQTDPATFGEVFERLRRMNVPPAQVEHLLRELDIRLVFTAHPTEIVRHTVRHKQRRVANLLQQLQSDTPLAHQLREDCRDQLEEEIRLWWRTDELHQFKPTVIDEVDSTLHYFQQVLFEAMPKLRKRLITALHRHYPDVQVPQASFCTFGSWVGSDRDGNPSVTPDITWRTACYQRQLMLELYIHSVHSLRQQLSISMQWSQVAPSLLESLEMDRLRFPEIYERRAARYRLEPYRLKLCYVLEKLERTLARNNQLSEAGWQMPCEALADPQDGLGGADVLHYTSVDQFRSDLELVRNSLVSTELSCEQLDTLLHQVHIFGFSLASLDIRQESTRHSDAIDELTRNLELPQAYGDMDETQRMAWLLEELQTRRPLIPPAASWSEPTAETLAVFRMLQRLQEEFGPRICNSYVISMSHTASDLLEVLLLAKEAGLVDPPNKRASLLVVPLFETVEDLQRAPAVMEGLFKTPLYRELLPVAGQQKQPLQELMLGYSDSNKDSGFLSSNWEIHQAQIALQALASRQDVALRLFHGRGGSVSRGGGPAYQAILAQPSGTLQGRIKITEQGEVLNSKYSLPELALYNLETVTTAVVQNSLVTNQLDATPSWNQLMSRLGTRSREHYRALVHDNPDLVAFFQQVTPIEEISKLQISSRPARRKTGAKDLSSLRAIPWVFGWTQSRFLLPSWFGFGTALSEEVGSDSEQLDLLRRLHQRWPFFRMLISKVEMTLSKVDLDLAHHYMNSLGHPEQREAFEAIFQVIAKEYELTRKLVLGITGQNRLLGADQGLQLSVDLRNRTIVPLGFLQVALLKRLRDQNRQPPMSETPGAPEDTRTYSRSELLRGALLTLNGIAAGMRNTG, encoded by the coding sequence ATGCCCGAGTCCACCACCCCTGACTCCGAGCAAGAGACTGCACGCTTGAGCGGTGGCGGATCCGGCGCAGGGCAGCTTCTTCAGCACCGTCTTGATCTGATTGAAGACCTCTGGAAGTCGGTGCTGCGCAGTGAGTGCCCACCGGATCAGAGCGAACGTCTGCTGAGGCTCAAACAACTCAGTGACCCCGTTTCTCTGGAAGGGAGGGACGGCGACAGCACGAGCGAGGCGATCGTCGAGCTGATAAAGGCCATGGACCTTTCGGAGGCCATCTCAGCGGCCCGTGCCTTTTCTCTGTATTTCCAGCTCATCAACATCCTTGAGCAACGGATCGAGGAAGACAGCTACCTCGACAGCCTCAGGCCCAATCCCAGTGCTGAGACGGCCCAACGGGATGCCTTTGATCCCTTTGCTCCGCCCCTCGCCAACCAAACCGATCCAGCCACCTTTGGAGAGGTGTTCGAGCGGCTGCGTCGGATGAACGTCCCCCCCGCACAGGTGGAGCACCTGCTGCGGGAGCTGGATATCCGTCTGGTGTTCACCGCCCATCCCACGGAGATCGTTCGGCACACAGTGCGTCACAAGCAACGACGTGTGGCCAACTTGCTCCAGCAACTTCAATCAGACACCCCTCTCGCGCATCAGCTGCGCGAGGACTGTCGCGACCAACTGGAAGAGGAAATCCGACTGTGGTGGCGAACCGATGAACTCCACCAGTTCAAACCCACCGTGATCGATGAGGTGGATTCGACCCTGCACTACTTCCAGCAGGTGTTGTTTGAAGCGATGCCGAAACTGCGTAAGAGGCTGATCACTGCCCTGCATCGCCACTACCCCGATGTCCAGGTCCCCCAGGCGTCGTTCTGCACTTTCGGCTCCTGGGTGGGCTCGGACCGGGATGGCAATCCCTCGGTGACACCCGACATCACCTGGCGCACAGCCTGTTACCAGCGTCAGCTGATGCTGGAGCTGTACATCCACTCCGTCCACTCACTCCGTCAGCAGCTGAGCATCTCCATGCAGTGGAGCCAGGTGGCACCATCACTGCTCGAGTCGCTGGAGATGGATCGACTCCGGTTCCCAGAGATCTACGAGCGAAGAGCAGCCCGATACCGACTGGAGCCCTACCGGCTGAAGCTCTGCTACGTGCTCGAAAAACTTGAGCGGACACTCGCCCGCAACAATCAGCTGTCGGAGGCGGGCTGGCAGATGCCCTGTGAAGCCCTGGCCGATCCCCAGGACGGACTCGGCGGAGCCGATGTTCTCCACTACACCTCGGTGGATCAGTTCCGCAGTGACTTGGAGTTGGTCCGCAACAGCCTCGTCAGCACCGAATTGAGCTGCGAACAGCTCGACACGCTGCTGCACCAGGTGCACATCTTTGGGTTCTCTCTGGCCAGCCTCGATATCCGTCAGGAGAGCACCCGCCACAGCGATGCGATCGATGAACTCACCCGCAACCTGGAACTGCCCCAGGCCTACGGGGACATGGACGAAACGCAGCGGATGGCATGGCTCCTCGAGGAACTGCAGACCCGCAGGCCCCTGATTCCGCCAGCCGCCAGTTGGTCGGAGCCAACAGCAGAAACGTTGGCGGTGTTCCGAATGCTGCAGCGCCTCCAGGAGGAGTTCGGTCCGCGGATCTGCAACTCCTATGTGATTTCGATGAGCCACACGGCATCGGATCTCTTGGAGGTTCTGCTGCTGGCGAAAGAGGCAGGCCTGGTAGACCCGCCGAACAAACGGGCCTCCCTACTGGTGGTGCCGCTATTCGAAACCGTGGAGGATCTCCAACGGGCCCCTGCGGTGATGGAAGGGTTATTTAAAACGCCGCTCTACCGCGAACTCCTACCGGTTGCAGGCCAACAGAAACAGCCTCTGCAAGAGCTCATGCTGGGCTACTCAGACAGCAACAAGGATTCTGGCTTTCTCTCCAGCAACTGGGAGATTCACCAGGCTCAGATCGCACTTCAGGCGCTCGCCAGCCGCCAGGATGTGGCGCTTCGCCTCTTCCACGGCCGCGGTGGGTCTGTCAGTCGAGGCGGAGGGCCGGCTTACCAGGCGATCCTGGCCCAACCCAGCGGCACCCTGCAGGGCCGGATCAAAATCACCGAACAGGGTGAAGTACTGAACTCCAAGTACAGCCTGCCCGAGTTGGCGCTTTACAACCTGGAGACCGTAACCACGGCCGTGGTTCAGAACAGCCTGGTAACCAACCAGCTGGATGCGACACCAAGTTGGAATCAGCTGATGAGTCGCCTCGGTACCCGTTCAAGGGAGCATTACCGGGCGTTGGTTCACGACAATCCCGATCTGGTGGCGTTTTTCCAGCAGGTCACGCCGATCGAGGAAATCAGCAAACTGCAGATCTCCAGCCGACCGGCCCGACGCAAAACAGGTGCCAAAGACCTGTCCAGTCTGCGGGCGATTCCCTGGGTCTTCGGTTGGACCCAGAGTCGATTCCTGCTGCCGAGCTGGTTTGGCTTCGGCACGGCGCTGTCGGAAGAAGTGGGCAGTGATTCCGAACAACTCGACCTGCTGCGGCGCCTCCATCAACGTTGGCCGTTCTTCCGGATGCTCATTTCCAAAGTGGAAATGACCCTCTCCAAGGTGGATCTCGATCTGGCCCATCACTACATGAACAGCCTGGGGCACCCCGAACAACGGGAGGCTTTTGAAGCGATCTTCCAGGTGATCGCCAAGGAATACGAACTCACCCGCAAACTGGTCCTGGGAATCACAGGACAGAACCGGCTGCTGGGCGCTGATCAAGGGCTGCAGTTGTCTGTTGATCTGCGCAACCGCACCATCGTGCCTCTGGGCTTTCTCCAGGTTGCACTTTTGAAGCGGCTGCGGGATCAGAACCGACAACCCCCCATGAGTGAGACACCAGGCGCCCCCGAGGACACCCGCACCTACAGCCGCAGTGAACTGCTGAGGGGAGCCTTGCTCACCCTCAACGGCATTGCAGCCGGCATGCGCAACACCGGTTGA
- the larE gene encoding ATP-dependent sacrificial sulfur transferase LarE: MFRLQEPLADREQQLLADLRHWMASQSSLCVAYSGGVDSTLVAAMAYEAKGDAALAVTGVSPALAPHLLREARDQASWLGIPHRECPTAELNDPDYSSNPVDRCFACKRELHHHLQPIAAAAGDALVIDGVNLDDLGDHRPGIDAARQAGVRSPLAELLIDKAAIRALSRALGFPWWDKPAQPCLASRFPYGESISAERLKRVGQAEAWLISRGFSTVRVRSHGLAARIEVPSDQIRAVLALTESEPLVEAFRSLGFTSVNLDLEGLVSGKLNRR; the protein is encoded by the coding sequence ATGTTTCGGTTGCAGGAGCCTTTGGCCGATCGAGAGCAGCAGCTGCTGGCGGACCTGCGGCACTGGATGGCTTCGCAGTCTTCCCTATGCGTGGCCTATTCCGGCGGTGTCGATAGCACCCTTGTGGCGGCGATGGCCTATGAAGCCAAGGGCGATGCCGCTCTGGCAGTAACGGGGGTCTCCCCGGCCCTGGCGCCGCATCTGTTGCGGGAAGCCCGTGATCAGGCCTCATGGCTCGGTATTCCGCATCGGGAGTGTCCGACGGCCGAGTTGAACGACCCCGACTACAGCAGCAACCCCGTGGATCGCTGCTTTGCCTGCAAGCGTGAACTGCACCACCACCTTCAGCCCATTGCTGCGGCGGCGGGTGATGCCTTGGTGATTGATGGGGTCAACCTCGATGACCTCGGCGATCACCGTCCCGGCATTGACGCGGCCCGACAGGCAGGGGTTCGTTCCCCCCTGGCTGAACTGTTGATCGACAAAGCAGCGATCCGTGCTTTGTCTCGTGCCCTTGGTTTCCCCTGGTGGGACAAGCCGGCGCAGCCCTGCTTGGCCTCTCGCTTTCCCTATGGCGAAAGCATCAGCGCCGAGCGGTTGAAGCGGGTGGGCCAGGCGGAAGCTTGGTTGATCTCCAGGGGGTTCAGCACCGTCCGTGTGAGATCCCATGGTCTCGCCGCACGGATAGAGGTGCCCAGTGACCAGATTCGTGCTGTGCTCGCGCTTACGGAGAGCGAACCTTTGGTCGAGGCCTTTCGCTCCCTTGGTTTCACCTCCGTCAACCTGGATCTAGAAGGTCTGGTCAGCGGCAAGTTGAACCGCCGCTGA